In Oryzias melastigma strain HK-1 linkage group LG6, ASM292280v2, whole genome shotgun sequence, the DNA window cacacttAATTTATCACCAATAGTTTAGTAGTAAATATCCTGTAAAcgtaactatttattttttccgtCACCAGGGGCGTTGCTAGGGACGACGCTCTGCTGAAGCAGCCCTGCCTCCTCAAGGAAAACCGTTTCCTCTTGTTTTGCATGAGACACTTTACTTTCAGCAATTTAGACCTTGCTTTGATGAGGTTACTTATGCCTGCAAGTGAAATAAATAGAAGGCTGTTAAATCCCTTAAGTCACGTCACTTTATGTATGAtgaatttgtgtcattttttgcaatttatgagctgtaaacattttttctgacatttatacTTGAAATCAAACTGTCTGGAACATATACATATCGTTGAACAATTTAACGATTTATTCTATATTTGGTCATTTTGCAACACTGGTTTATTCTTGTTTCATCTAAAAACCTGATAAGTTATTAATTGTGGCTAACACTCATGAGAAAAGCAAAGACTACactgtacatttttatgaacagtttagaaaaaaggcaataaaaacataatatgtttttattttgacgtTAGAAAAGGCTTAAAAATCTATGACTTTACAAGtaggttattttttatctttccaATTTTGATTAAGGTGTGTTTAGAAATCTCTTGGATAGAAACAAAACACatactacggtggccctgaagttcaaaaaAGCACATCATATTTAATCTCTGAAAAAACatctacttttttctttgttatattttttttggttgttttaaaaaataaataaatgacaactATTTTTGAGTTGATTTACAAGAGtggattcattcatttttccacacatttatactgtaaaaccataaaaaaaatcataaaaaaggaCACATATGAAGAATTCAGTAATGTTACCCACAAGTATTAAACTGAAGTTACTGTCTAGTAAATTGTGGTTTGAAAATGTGTAAACTATGATAACAGTTGACTATAATTAGGCAGACAATATCACACAATATTAAAGTGTTAGGCCCTGTCCagttattataataataataaaagaaaaagtagaatGAATACACCGCCTGACACTTTAAAGATTATGGACcctgtttcataaaaaaaaaatatatatatataatatttttcataacctgtttaaattttaaagtcaGTATCAACATTAGTTAGACTTATTGgcagaaattaattattacatttttatgttaatatCAACCAATATTAATATTATGCAGAGCCccagaataaataataaaaatatatatttaaaaaatgacttagtagtagaattattattttttaatgacaagtGAATGCTCAAGTGAAAAGTAAATAGTTTGATTTACTAGGACAATATGTACAAAATTATTTGTAACTGTAAAAATTTGTATTTCCAACCCATCTCTGTATGTGGTATAGATATTATAAATGTGCAATAAATATTGTTTCTGGGTGGTTATGGCCATGGCTgtataattagtttttttgttgtttttatttatttgtcggTGGGTGTCTGGATCCGGCAGAAACTTGGACAGCCCCTGCCGGTGAACCTTCTCGCTCCGCTCACGTATGAGCCTCCGCAGAACGACTTTTCGTAGCAGCCGGTTAGCATCATGGCGAACGTTGCCGACACGAAGTTATACGACATCCTTGGAGTATCACCTTCTGCCTCCGAGAATGAACTAAAAAAGGTGGGTGCTTTTACTCATCGAAGAAAGGTTTATTAAAGTCTGAGGGGAATGAAGCGAATGAGAGGTCAGAAGTGTTATGTGGCCTAAAAACAAGCTAATGGATGTGAGCTAGCTTATAGTGACAGGACTATGGGCTTGCTAGCACGCCAGTtgactaaaatatttagtgtcaACGCGATTTATGATCAGCTGAAGTAATATGTAGAGCTGGTAACGCGCGTATAAAAGCTacaatttattgaattttttaaagGACGAAGATAGCCCGCTAATAGAACATCAAGTGACCAGGAGTGCGGGAGGTTGCCGGCTATTAAGGCTAGGTGacacattttcagctaacagcctCCATCAACATTGTAACGAGGCAACGTCGGCTGCGCAGGTGACCTCgtacttttaattaaaagactactgcaTTATCACGATGGGTTTTAAACCTTCGACAGGAAACGCAAAGCTTGGCCTAGCTCTGGGATAAGGTGGCTTAAAGCTAACAAACTTATGCGTAAGTGACAAGTTGTTAGTAAAATACCAAACGTTTCttagttttatattattttggacGCTTGGTAGCCCACTGGATGgatatttattatttgctttAGGAAGTGACATATTTAGacggtatgtttttttttttttaaatcatccttGGGGGTTTTCTTCTAAAGATTTCaagctttagatttttttctctgagaaGTTTCATCTTTAACTCATACTTTGAGGCCAACtgtcaaatgaaaatatgaaaaacaaaacacaatttattcattttttccttgttttctgtGACTTCCAAATAAGGTTGTCCTCCCCAAACCCTCTTATTTTGTTGACTTCCGTTTTAAAATCCCTTGTATTCATTGATCAGTGAGTAGGAAAAAGTTGCAACACAAGCTGTTAAAGAGGGTTAGGAACATATTTCtaaagtacaatttttttttaactttaactatAAGCTCAAAATATTTCAACCAAATAATGtcttagattattttaaaaaatgcatttaaagtgtatacatttgtgacaaaatgcttttaaaatttaCCCATTagaatttaacatttatattaaaaattcaGATATAGTTGtttattaaattgtaaaaatctcCAGTTCCCTGTCAACTTAGCTCTGATTCTCACAAATCTATTGACATAGTTTGTGAAATTCCCAATTGAAACTAATAAGTATGTTACAATATTAACAAtaactgtatataaaataaaaaagtatttatgaaaCAGGATACCAAGAAAAGTTCcccttcataattaaaaggcctTCGTTTATGGTTAttgatttttgtggtttatttaatttatttagtttttttttttttaccatatgtAAGTTTGTACAACCTTTGTGATGGCTAAAAATATTCTGAATTAATCAAAGTAGAGTTTACTGCATCGTTGATGGGTgcaaaaaacgaacaaaaaacgattaaaaaatatattctttaaaaatatgtttacatctTTGCAGCAGCTATATAATGCTCACAAAGGAAAACCAAGCAGTGAAAGacggttaaataaaaataaaaaaatctgttaaaatagTAGTCTATGTCTAACTTATCTCCTCCTCCAACCAACAACAAGTTGgagttgattttatttatttattaaagttttggcAATTGAATATATGTTTACCTTTGTTTTTTGCCAGTAGACCCTAACTGTCAGGCATAGTTATGGCTATAAAATCAGCTTCTGTCCTGGGTATTTACCACAGAATTAATCAAATATGGGACATTTTGATGATTtattcttttggatttttgactCTTTTCAGGCGTACCGTAAACTAGCCAAAGAGTACCATCCTGACAAGAATCCTGAAGCTGGAGACAAGGTATGAGAACACTCGTTTTTATTAACAcagaatttcaatttcaaagcCAAGATATTAAATTTATTCTCATACGCTACTTCAAGATTTATTCCTGACCGTATCATTCTCTTCTCAGTTTAAAGAAATAAGCTTTGCCTACGAGGTGTTGACAAACCCAGAGAAAAAGGAGCTTTACGATCGTTATGGAGAACAAGGGCTGCGAGAGGGCGGAGGCGGAGGTCCAGGCATGGAGGATATTTTCTCTCACATTTTCGGAGGTGGACTCTTTGGGTTCATGGGTGGACAAAGCAGAGGACGCAACGGAGGCAAGAGAAGAGGAGACGATATGATCCATCCTCTGAAGTAAGCACTGTGGACTGTACATGCCTTACAGGGGGGTTCAAACACCAAAACTCATTCATAAAAACTGCTTTGTCCCACAGAGTGTCTCTTGAAGACTTGTACAATGGCAAAACCACAAAACTGCAGCTCAGTAAGAATGTGTTGTGTAGTGCCTGCAATGGGTAAGttttccttctcctttttttatttaaaaatgataatgaaTGAAATTTCAGATCCAGATAACTTGTTATAAACTTTTAAGTGTTGACGTTTTTATGCCAACGCCTTAacttgaagcattttttcttCGTAGTCAAGGAGGTAAAGCAGGAGCGGTGCAGAAGTGTGTGGCCTGCAGGGGAAGAGGCATGAGGATCATGATCAGACAGCTGGCTCCTGGGATGGTTCAGCAGATGCAGTCGGTCTGTACAGACTGCAGCGGAGAGGGTAATTCACATAGCAGATTCTTTGCTTCCAAAACAAGTGGTACACAATCCAAAAACTCTTTTGCGTTCCTGTCCAGGTGAGGTGATAAACGAGAAAGATCGCTGCAAAAAGTGCGAGGGCCAAAAAGTGTGCAAGGAAACAAAACTTCTGGAGGTTCACGTGGACAAAGGCATGAAACATGGACAGAAGATCACATTTTCTGGGGAAGCCGACCAAGCACCCGGCGTAGAACCCGGAGACATAGTTCTGGTGCTTCAAGAGAAGGAGCATGAGGTACTGATGCGAAAAACATCAAGTGCTGTGTGAAAACTTTGGAAGAAAGTAATATTTCATGTTGCTTCAGGAATTCCGGCGTGAAGGAAGCGATCTTCACATGGTCCACCGCATCGGTCTGGTCGAGGCTCTCTGTGGATTCCAGATGACTGTCACACACCTGGATGGACGTCAGCTGCTTATTAAATACCCCCCAGGGAAGGTCATTGAGCCAGGTAAACTTCATTTGTCCAATTCAAAAGACCAATGTGAGAAACCATCATTTTTAAGGGAGATCttaaataactaaaagaccGAGTGCTTCTCTTTTACAACATGAATTCAGtgtcattttgtcatttaaatgttGAGCACGTTTGCTTtagcttctctcctgtgtgcgTGACAGGTTGTGTTCGAGTGGTGAAAGGAGAGGGGATGCCTCAGTACAGAAATCCATTTGAGAAGGGCGATCTTTACATCAAGTTTGACGTCCAGTTCCCTGAAAACAACTGGATCAGCCCTGACAAGCTGAACGTGAGTGAATCTACGATGAACTTTCTTTAAGGCAGGGGCGTCCAACTCAATCGCCCAAGtggctaaaatctaaaacacaccttaggttgggGGCCGAACACGTAAAACATTGATTGAACacaccaaaactacatttttaaaactttaaagtcttacctttttaacataattatgaagtagatatatagcattacctgcgatagatgatagcttaaaacactgaagctgatggacagctaaaatagtagttaattgctaaatttgcctaaaaaaaaaataggttagccaaaacagctagcatgtagctggaatattagctaaagtccaaaatagcctaaagaatcttagtgaatgccaaaatagtacaaaaagctagcagaaagacaattttcaaaactttaaaaatgtaactttttaacataactatgaataataaagaggcaggaatattattctaaaataaaacagcttgaaTCTTAGATAACTTTTAGTAACTCTCCatcatatattttgtcaaaactatacaagttagaaataagcgccagataacatcgggccattaataacaataaaataaaatgatctggagggccagactttgacacatgtgatttaaggtgttttttatttttttttttaaatactgttgGCTTTGTGTCTTTAAGGACCTGGAATGTTTGCTGCCTGCTCGTGCCGACGACCCCATCATTGCGGCAGACGCAGAGGAAGTTGACTTGACCGAGTTCGACCGGAGTCAAGGCTTTGGAAGCGGGGCCAGAAGAGAGGCGTATAACGATAGCTCTGATGAGGAAGGGGGCCACCATGGCCCCGGGGTGCAGTGTGCACACCAATAGACTCATACACAGACTTGCGCACACATTGAAAGCTAAATAATACACGCGCAGCCCTCCGTTTCCATTGCTAAATCAAGACTTATTGCACATAGATTccgatttgttttctttgacgAGTCCAGTGAAAAAGACAAATGCAATCGTCCTCCCTCCTCCGTTCTGTGGTGCCCCCCGAGTCGAAGAGACCCCGGATGTGCGGTGACCGTTTTGTGTTATTGGACATCAGTGTTCATCAATTTCTCCAGCAAGAAAGTACTCTGACTCTGCATCATTTGGGCATCCTTGTTctcgttttaagcttttttatgttttactgtggGGAAAAACAACAGTCTAGTGTACAAAATGCACATATTGTGAAGTATCCTGTAAAATGTGTAGTTTAGTCAATCACATACAAGCGCATGTTCGTTCTTGCTGAAGACTTTGATCATTTAGATTCAAACTCCagaagctttttaaaagaagtttGACACTGCAGCTGTTTAAAATTCAGAGTTTCGCCCAACTGCTGCAAGAACCGGCCTAATGACAAAGAACGCTCATGATTTAAACTCCCATCTTAGCGAAAACTTGATCCATTGATTTGCAAGGAATGTTTTTGTTCCGAGCTGTGAGGTCCATTAAAAACGGAAGTGTACCACCGGTCAGATAAAGCActacgtttttgtttttgtttggctttttcGTTGTCTGAAATTTCTTGGTGTGAATGTTGTTGTGTTCTGAAACTCCAATCCTTAAAGCTTTGTACTCGTGTATGTGTGCAGTGCAGTGGCTCATTGTGTTGGCGAGCTGCTGTGGAATGTTCCAGCTTCTTAGGGGTGGTAGGTATTCCTGCTTTGCGTTGAGCTGCAGTGAGATCGGACACCAAATATAGTTCTCTAAagaagaatgtttttatttgctcagAAGAATCAGATGTAGAAATAATTACCAGAACCGTTGGGAGGGAAAGCTTTGTATCATACATATCTTCCCGTTGTAGAGTTGCTAGTCAAacatgccccccacccccccgtaATGTTGGAATTTTCCTATCTCAAAATACCTGTAAATAAATCCAGTCCCCGTGCATTAATCCAGCAGCTGTGTCATCCTGTTCTCCTTCTGCGAGCAGCAACATGACGTGAGGACCGCGGAGTCACTGTTTACATGCACCTCTGAAAGTCATTGTTTCTGTAAATATGGCCACGAAGGGCGAAAGTGCACAAGGTTTAAGGGGTGGGTTCTTGTCAAATTACATAATTGTTGATGCTTATGGTTGTCAAAATGTATAATAAACGACTACAAATTAACAGAAATTTGCCTTACAACAGTATTTATGTTGTACTGTCAAGAATTTTATTGCTAGAAGCCAAAAATAAGTCGGATTTAGTTGGACGAGTTGTACTACTAAACTGGTTTAGTGTTTCTACTATTTTTACTAAATACCAGAACTCATTAGTGAAAAGAAGTAGGTCTAGCTATCAGTATGACTACTCATACGTCTGTAAACCACATTTTTGCTTTGGAAAAGACTGAAGATTAAGTaggaattttaaataaaagtctttaagtCAAGCTTTAATCTTGTAAGGAGCTTAAAATTGTTACTCTACTGCAAGAAAAATGGTTTAAGGGCCAAAATTAATCAACTCCAGATAAATGGAGGGGGTCAAAAAAAGCTCTATTGCTAATGTACATGAatacaaaatgaacaaatgtgtcAAACTTCAAGCTCCTACCAAGTCTAGCTTTAAGATAAATGGATTTTCAGGTGTGCCTTCTTTACGAGGTGTTTACACCTTTGCTGATTcaattcatgagaaaaaggtgataaaatgatcaatttttgaTCCAGTCAAACATTAGAATAACTAAAAGCTAACATACACAGTGTTAGCTCGGTGGTGggagagtgtccgccctgagactggaaggtcgtgagttcaaatctagGCTGTCATACCATATCAAGACtcttaaaaatgggacccaatgcctccctgcttgatggcattaaggggttggaagGGGGGGTGCTTTACCAATTTCTAAAGCCACTTGATCCCTTTCTGAGCCaaatggttgctggagcctatcccacgaTGTACCCCAAATGGTACACGAGTTCTAAAAACTAACATAATAGTATAAAATAGAAGATGGAACTCTTCCATTCTCCTTAAAGCCGtgaccaaaaacagaaaagttggTGGCGTAGCACatattttgctgtaaaaacatagttttgaaATTACCAcaattttaatgacatttttatagtaaaataattgGTTAGAATGTTTAGTAGTGTGCATATTAACATAACACTTCAACTATTGCATGACATTAGAACCAAGGCGTTCTTGTCTTAGTCACTTCCACTTTCTACGTCCTGGTGATGAGCCACTGGAGCCAGCAGTTCCTTAA includes these proteins:
- the dnaja2b gene encoding dnaJ homolog subfamily A member 2b encodes the protein MANVADTKLYDILGVSPSASENELKKAYRKLAKEYHPDKNPEAGDKFKEISFAYEVLTNPEKKELYDRYGEQGLREGGGGGPGMEDIFSHIFGGGLFGFMGGQSRGRNGGKRRGDDMIHPLKVSLEDLYNGKTTKLQLSKNVLCSACNGQGGKAGAVQKCVACRGRGMRIMIRQLAPGMVQQMQSVCTDCSGEGEVINEKDRCKKCEGQKVCKETKLLEVHVDKGMKHGQKITFSGEADQAPGVEPGDIVLVLQEKEHEEFRREGSDLHMVHRIGLVEALCGFQMTVTHLDGRQLLIKYPPGKVIEPGCVRVVKGEGMPQYRNPFEKGDLYIKFDVQFPENNWISPDKLNDLECLLPARADDPIIAADAEEVDLTEFDRSQGFGSGARREAYNDSSDEEGGHHGPGVQCAHQ